From a region of the Ardenticatena maritima genome:
- a CDS encoding histidine kinase N-terminal 7TM domain-containing protein, translating to MNSNNLLLELLNRLNLAISAANLLLTFSLFVYIVTHNFRNSAARAFAALLGFVTIVNGVDVVIAQVNNPEAATGWLKLQWIGIAMVPAAYLHFSDALLRSTGNVSRFRRWATVVAYATGGLFFILVWTTDLIVDRAVAYAPWATQLTAGPFFWVFVAYFFITSAWGFANTLWARQRALTPTSRRRMTYLVASFAAPGLAVYPYLLLASVPARLPPMVIIILLLVGNIGVGTMIVVMTYSVAYLGALAPDRVIKHDLVTYIFQGPLLGLFVLTAVLLLPPLEEWLGLPRETVLVFIIVGGIIFYQVILEWLKPVYDLLVYQRDRSEIQLWRALRDRMLTASDINQVLENILTSICDLLRVEHGFVIVLDEGRFSVAASSGDPSVAQAFLNAFDLTELAGLNGDIAADDLTTWPERHGLRLYPLRSQDGAFLLGLLAVQMPTQLGEMSDRERNLLDRLLKQAQISLEDRHLQQGVLTLLKQLQPQFDNIQRWRTTVPYTAPTAVLQHTPLQAADFPQFVKDALRDYWGGPRLTQSPLLHLRVVRQRLREFDNNPAKALRAVLTEAMEALKPPEGQAHSQQEWLLYNILDLKFIQGYRSRDVAQRLAMSESDLYRKQRAAIEELARAILAMEQALAEEETLASATDEHATADKNEKGTNQ from the coding sequence ATGAATTCCAATAATCTGTTGTTAGAACTGCTCAACCGATTGAATTTGGCAATTTCAGCGGCGAATTTGCTGCTGACATTTTCGCTGTTCGTTTACATCGTCACGCATAACTTCCGCAATTCCGCCGCCCGCGCGTTTGCCGCTTTGCTGGGGTTTGTCACCATTGTGAATGGCGTGGATGTGGTGATTGCCCAGGTCAATAACCCCGAAGCGGCGACGGGCTGGCTCAAATTGCAGTGGATTGGCATCGCGATGGTGCCCGCCGCCTACCTGCATTTTAGCGACGCGCTCTTGCGCAGCACGGGCAATGTCTCCCGTTTTCGGCGCTGGGCGACCGTCGTGGCGTATGCCACAGGTGGGCTCTTTTTCATCCTCGTTTGGACAACCGACCTGATTGTAGACCGCGCGGTTGCTTACGCACCGTGGGCGACCCAACTCACCGCGGGTCCCTTCTTTTGGGTTTTCGTGGCGTACTTCTTCATCACCTCGGCGTGGGGCTTTGCCAACACGCTGTGGGCGCGCCAACGCGCCTTGACGCCCACCTCACGCCGCCGCATGACCTACCTGGTGGCCTCGTTCGCCGCGCCCGGCCTGGCGGTTTACCCCTATTTGTTGCTGGCGAGTGTGCCCGCCCGCTTGCCGCCGATGGTGATTATCATCCTGCTTCTGGTAGGCAACATTGGGGTTGGCACCATGATCGTCGTCATGACGTACAGCGTGGCGTATTTGGGCGCACTCGCACCCGACCGCGTCATCAAACATGATTTGGTGACGTACATCTTCCAGGGGCCCCTCCTTGGGCTTTTCGTCTTGACGGCGGTCTTGTTGTTGCCGCCGCTGGAAGAGTGGTTGGGGCTTCCACGCGAAACCGTGCTCGTCTTCATCATCGTGGGGGGGATTATCTTCTACCAGGTGATTTTGGAGTGGCTCAAGCCCGTGTACGACCTGCTGGTTTACCAGCGCGACCGCTCCGAAATTCAACTGTGGCGGGCGTTGCGCGACCGCATGCTCACCGCCAGCGACATCAATCAAGTGCTGGAAAACATTCTCACCTCGATTTGCGATTTGCTCCGCGTTGAGCACGGTTTTGTGATTGTGCTGGATGAAGGGCGCTTTTCGGTGGCGGCGTCTTCGGGCGACCCCAGCGTTGCCCAAGCGTTTCTCAACGCTTTTGACTTGACCGAACTGGCGGGGTTGAACGGCGACATTGCAGCCGACGACCTGACAACATGGCCTGAACGCCACGGCTTGCGGCTCTATCCGCTCCGCTCGCAAGATGGCGCGTTTCTGCTGGGGTTGCTGGCCGTGCAAATGCCCACCCAGTTGGGCGAAATGAGCGACCGCGAACGCAACTTGCTCGACCGCTTGCTGAAACAAGCCCAAATCTCGCTGGAAGACCGCCATTTGCAGCAAGGGGTGCTCACATTGCTGAAACAACTGCAACCCCAATTCGACAATATCCAGCGTTGGCGCACAACCGTGCCCTACACCGCGCCAACAGCGGTATTGCAGCATACCCCGCTCCAGGCCGCCGATTTTCCCCAATTTGTGAAAGACGCCTTGCGCGACTACTGGGGCGGTCCACGCCTGACCCAAAGTCCGCTCTTGCATTTGCGCGTGGTGCGCCAGCGCCTGCGCGAATTCGACAACAACCCCGCCAAAGCCTTGCGGGCGGTGCTGACCGAAGCCATGGAAGCCTTGAAACCGCCCGAAGGGCAGGCGCATAGCCAGCAGGAGTGGTTGCTCTACAACATTCTCGACCTCAAATTCATTCAAGGGTATCGTTCTCGCGACGTTGCCCAACGCCTTGCCATGAGCGAAAGCGACCTGTACCGCAAACAGCGTGCGGCCATCGAAGAATTGGCGCGTGCGATTCTGGCAATGGAGCAAGCCCTGGCGGAAGAAGAAACTCTGGCATCCGCAACCGATGAACATGCAACGGCTGACAAAAACGAAAAAGGGACGAACCAATGA